The following proteins are co-located in the Apium graveolens cultivar Ventura chromosome 5, ASM990537v1, whole genome shotgun sequence genome:
- the LOC141661137 gene encoding uncharacterized protein LOC141661137 codes for MNNEAEYEALLADLGLARAVRAKNLKVYGDSILVVAQVNGVFEAKDDTMDKYLRVVKGILTQFNEWYVEHIPREVNTKADALSQFPSSEIENYTRSIYLQVLKTPTIHVISLIVPVGVTSYWIDPIKTHIETGWLSDDAQEARKLSVRALRYSLIEGILYKRSFIIPCAKCIRPLEVEEALKESHKGIFGQHLGAGP; via the coding sequence ATGAACAACGAAGCAGAATACGAAGCGTTATTAGCCGActtaggcttggctagagccGTGAGGGCCAAAAACCTGAAGGTCTATGGAGACTCAATACTTGTAGTTGCTCAAGTTAATGGAGTGTTTGAGGCCAAAGATGATACTATGGACAAGTACCTGCGAGTCGTAAAGGGGATATTGACTCAATTTAATGAATGGTATGTAGAACACATTCCAAGAGAGGTGAACACTAAGGCAGATGCCTTGTCCCAGTTCCCCTCGTCTGAAATCGAGAACTATACGAGAAGTATCTACTTACAGGTCTTGAAGACCCCTACTATTCATGTCATAAGTCTGATAGTACCGGTTGGTGTGACAAGCTATTGGATAGACCCGATCAAGACCCACATAGAGACTGGGTGGCTCTCCGATGATGCCCAGGAGGCACGCAAGTTGTCGGTGAGAGCATTGAGATATTCATTGATTGAAGGCATTCTCTACAAAAGGTCCTTTATTATTCCATGCGCTAAGTGCATAAGACCTCTTGAAGTAGAGGAGGCGCTTAAAGAATCCCATAAAGGGATTtttgggcaacacttgggggcagggccctAG